A genomic window from Candidatus Delongbacteria bacterium includes:
- a CDS encoding FAD binding domain-containing protein — translation MWSALKDVLTPTDLDDALHLASRPGHRLVGGGSHLVDEQPAKVHTLVAIRALLSHTIDHEKDRLILGAGVCLADLLEYARSHGLKDLARALQAACPEPNLRQQRLLGGSLVHERLNGVIPALCVAARATIQLHETDSPTPFAGWNGTGLVTALQLPLEGLAFAAASRLPASAPWLFAVRGGFASHQRFCAGGGQHAFQWADHTTGSTNELAARLAEGLPDDSLGRREYKARVLVALLEDLEAQP, via the coding sequence ATGTGGAGTGCTCTCAAGGACGTGCTGACACCCACGGATCTGGACGATGCCCTGCACCTGGCCAGTCGGCCCGGGCATCGTCTGGTTGGCGGAGGCAGTCATCTGGTGGACGAGCAACCGGCCAAGGTGCACACCCTGGTGGCCATCCGCGCGCTCCTGTCGCACACGATCGACCATGAGAAGGACCGACTGATCCTGGGGGCCGGAGTCTGTCTGGCCGACCTGCTGGAGTACGCCCGCAGCCACGGTCTGAAGGATCTGGCCCGGGCGCTGCAGGCCGCCTGCCCCGAACCCAACCTGCGTCAGCAGCGCCTGCTGGGCGGGTCACTCGTGCACGAACGCCTGAACGGGGTGATTCCCGCGCTTTGTGTGGCGGCCCGTGCCACGATCCAGTTGCACGAGACGGATTCCCCCACGCCCTTTGCCGGCTGGAATGGCACGGGTCTGGTGACAGCCCTGCAACTGCCCCTGGAAGGCCTGGCTTTCGCGGCGGCCTCGCGCCTGCCCGCGTCGGCGCCCTGGCTCTTCGCGGTGCGTGGAGGCTTTGCAAGTCACCAGCGATTCTGCGCCGGTGGCGGGCAGCACGCCTTCCAGTGGGCGGATCACACGACGGGGTCCACGAACGAGCTGGCCGCACGCCTGGCCGAAGGTCTGCCCGATGACAGCCTGGGCCGCCGCGAATACAAGGCGCGAGTACTGGTGGCCCTGCTTGAAGATCTGGAGGCTCAGCCATGA
- a CDS encoding 8-oxoguanine deaminase — MSSLQIHNALRVATMDGQRREFTGGHIRFENGVITSVGPGPAPGPADRELDATGMVVLPGFVNTHHHLYQSLTRAIPRMQDQGLFDWLLNHYEVWRELDEDCVFAGAQLGLLELMKSGTTTSSDHHYLFPRQASPHLIDAQIRAARDLGLRFMPTRGSMSLGRSQGGLPPDDVVQTESEIRADTERLLAEYHDASPGAMTRLVLAPCSPFSVTSAEMRDTARFARQHGLRLHTHLAETLDEEAFCLKQFGQRPVAYVEGLDWLGEDAWFAHSVHLSDEEIARMGAAGAGVSHCPSSNMRLGSGIARICELLQAGVAVSLGVDGSASNDSGNMLLELRNALLISRLRDPACWLGARDVLEMATIGGARVLGRDDIGSLAVGKRADIALFSLEGIEYSGAHSDPLAALVFCARQGSVDTLIVDGRIRIENGRSSLDEAELVLRHRRLSARMIERASRRTGVNFLMADERKEA, encoded by the coding sequence ATGAGTTCCCTGCAGATCCACAACGCCCTGCGTGTGGCCACCATGGACGGGCAGCGCCGGGAATTCACGGGCGGACACATCCGCTTCGAAAATGGGGTGATCACCTCGGTCGGCCCCGGCCCCGCCCCCGGCCCCGCCGACCGCGAGCTGGACGCCACGGGCATGGTGGTGCTGCCGGGTTTCGTCAACACGCATCACCACCTCTACCAGAGCCTGACCCGCGCGATTCCCCGGATGCAGGATCAGGGCCTTTTCGACTGGCTGCTGAACCATTACGAAGTCTGGCGCGAGCTGGACGAGGACTGTGTCTTCGCCGGAGCCCAGTTGGGCCTGCTGGAACTGATGAAGTCCGGCACGACCACCAGCAGCGATCACCACTATCTGTTTCCGCGGCAGGCCTCGCCCCACCTGATCGACGCCCAGATCCGCGCCGCGCGCGACCTGGGGCTGCGCTTCATGCCCACCCGGGGATCGATGTCGCTGGGGCGCAGCCAGGGAGGATTGCCCCCGGATGATGTGGTACAGACCGAGTCCGAAATCCGTGCAGATACCGAACGCTTGCTGGCCGAGTATCATGATGCCTCGCCCGGCGCGATGACCCGGCTGGTGCTGGCTCCCTGTTCGCCCTTCTCGGTGACCTCCGCCGAAATGCGTGACACGGCCCGTTTCGCGCGCCAGCACGGACTGCGCCTGCACACGCATCTGGCCGAGACCCTGGATGAAGAGGCATTCTGCCTCAAGCAGTTCGGCCAGCGCCCGGTGGCCTATGTGGAAGGACTGGACTGGCTGGGCGAGGACGCCTGGTTCGCCCACAGCGTGCACCTGTCCGACGAGGAAATCGCCCGGATGGGTGCGGCGGGTGCGGGGGTGAGCCATTGCCCCAGCAGCAACATGCGCCTGGGCTCGGGCATCGCCCGCATTTGCGAACTGCTGCAGGCCGGCGTCGCGGTCAGTCTGGGTGTGGACGGCAGCGCTTCCAACGACAGCGGCAACATGCTGCTGGAGCTGCGCAATGCCCTGCTGATTTCGCGCCTGCGCGACCCCGCCTGCTGGCTGGGCGCGCGCGATGTGCTGGAGATGGCCACCATCGGTGGTGCCCGCGTGCTGGGCCGTGATGACATCGGCAGTCTGGCGGTGGGCAAGCGCGCCGACATCGCGCTGTTCTCGCTGGAAGGCATCGAATACTCGGGCGCACACAGCGATCCGCTGGCCGCCCTGGTCTTCTGTGCGCGTCAGGGCAGTGTGGACACCCTGATCGTGGATGGCAGAATCCGCATCGAGAACGGCCGCAGCTCACTCGATGAAGCGGAACTGGTGTTGCGCCACCGTCGGCTGAGCGCCCGGATGATCGAACGCGCCTCCCGGCGGACGGGAGTGAACTTCCTGATGGCGGACGAGCGGAAGGAGGCCTGA